One Dehalococcoidales bacterium DNA segment encodes these proteins:
- a CDS encoding HK97 gp10 family phage protein: MSLFSIISFRDKREGEINKKLESGLTKAALLVERDAKKESPVDTGTLRSSITHEVEPTEARVGTNVEYSSFQEYGTRKMQAHPFLGPALEKNKDQIIKLLQGG, from the coding sequence ATGAGTTTGTTTTCGATAATCTCTTTCCGTGATAAGCGGGAAGGGGAGATAAATAAGAAGCTGGAGAGCGGCCTGACAAAAGCCGCTCTTTTAGTTGAACGGGATGCCAAGAAGGAATCCCCGGTAGATACGGGAACTCTGAGAAGCTCTATCACGCATGAGGTTGAACCAACCGAGGCTAGGGTGGGAACGAATGTTGAATATTCCAGCTTCCAAGAGTACGGGACTCGGAAAATGCAGGCTCATCCATTCCTCGGTCCTGCATTAGAAAAAAATAAAGACCAGATAATTAAATTACTTCAGGGAGGGTAA